Proteins from one Niallia circulans genomic window:
- a CDS encoding nicotinate phosphoribosyltransferase — MSFNYRDDSLMLHTDLYQINMAETYWEDGVSERNAVFEVYFRKLPFNNGYAVFAGLERIIQYLKGLRFTESDLEYLREEGFKDDFLDYLKDFRFTGNIRSVEEGEVVFANEPLVRVEAPLAQAQIIETALLNIVNYQTLIATKASRIKHAIGEGVVMEFGSRRAQEMDAALWGTRAAFIGGFSSTSNVRAGKLFGIPVSGTHAHSMIQAYHDEYTAFHKYARRHKDCVFLVDTYDTLRSGVPNAIKVAKELGDKINFIGIRLDSGDLAYLSKAARKMLDEAGFTDTKIVASNDLDEYTIINLKAQGAQIDVWGIGTKLITAFDQPALGGVYKLVSIEDEAGNMQDTIKISGNPEKVTTPGIKRVYRIINSMNHKSEGDYICLETEHPEEEERLKMFHPTHTYISKFVTNFHAKDIHKDIFKNGELIYKSPTIYEAQKFAEENLDVLWDEYKRSLNPEEYPVDLSPLCWENKMSHLEMVKSKVKNTQK; from the coding sequence ATGAGTTTTAATTACCGTGACGACAGCTTGATGCTGCATACAGATTTATATCAAATTAATATGGCAGAAACATATTGGGAGGATGGAGTTTCAGAAAGAAATGCTGTGTTTGAAGTATACTTTCGTAAGCTTCCATTCAACAATGGCTATGCTGTTTTTGCAGGCTTGGAAAGAATAATACAGTACTTAAAAGGGTTGCGTTTCACTGAAAGTGATCTGGAGTATTTGCGAGAAGAAGGCTTTAAAGATGACTTTTTAGATTATTTAAAGGACTTCCGGTTTACAGGTAATATCCGTTCTGTTGAAGAAGGGGAAGTTGTATTTGCAAATGAACCGTTAGTAAGAGTGGAGGCGCCGCTTGCACAAGCGCAAATTATTGAAACGGCATTGCTTAATATTGTGAATTATCAAACATTAATTGCGACAAAAGCTTCTCGTATCAAGCATGCAATTGGTGAAGGTGTCGTAATGGAATTTGGAAGCAGGCGTGCACAAGAGATGGATGCAGCCCTTTGGGGAACTAGAGCAGCGTTTATCGGCGGGTTTAGCTCCACATCCAATGTGAGGGCAGGAAAGCTATTTGGTATTCCAGTTTCAGGCACACACGCACACAGCATGATTCAGGCATATCATGACGAGTATACTGCTTTTCATAAATATGCTAGACGTCATAAGGACTGTGTTTTCTTAGTTGATACATATGATACATTGCGTTCAGGTGTTCCAAATGCCATTAAAGTGGCGAAGGAACTAGGAGACAAGATCAATTTTATTGGTATTAGACTCGATAGCGGGGACTTAGCATACTTATCTAAAGCAGCAAGAAAGATGCTTGATGAAGCTGGTTTTACCGATACAAAAATTGTCGCAAGTAATGACCTTGATGAGTATACGATTATCAACTTAAAAGCTCAGGGTGCCCAAATTGATGTTTGGGGAATTGGGACAAAGCTTATTACAGCTTTTGATCAGCCGGCCTTGGGAGGAGTATATAAGCTTGTTTCAATCGAAGATGAAGCGGGTAATATGCAAGATACAATCAAAATAAGCGGAAACCCAGAAAAGGTTACTACACCTGGAATTAAAAGGGTATACCGCATTATAAACAGCATGAACCATAAATCTGAAGGTGATTATATTTGTCTGGAAACAGAGCACCCGGAGGAAGAAGAACGATTAAAAATGTTCCATCCGACACATACTTATATCAGTAAATTTGTCACAAACTTTCATGCGAAAGACATCCATAAGGACATTTTTAAAAATGGAGAACTAATTTATAAATCACCGACTATTTATGAAGCACAGAAATTTGCCGAGGAAAATCTTGATGTGCTTTGGGATGAATACAAGCGTTCCCTTAATCCGGAAGAATATCCAGTCGATTTAAGCCCATTATGTTGGGAAAACAAAATGAGCCATCTGGAAATGGTGAAAAGTAAAGTTAAAAATACGCAAAAATAG
- a CDS encoding isochorismatase family cysteine hydrolase, producing MLVKALINIDYTFDFIEGALPCGDPGIKIEKAITQITKQFIEEGHFTVFAIDLHTEKDPYHPETDLFPPHNIKGTEGRNLYGTLKEVYEQSERLNNVYWMDKTRYSAFAGTDLEMKLNERNIKDIHLVGVCTDICVLHTAVDAYNKGFNLYIHEKATASFNEAGHIWALNHFKSTLGAAIL from the coding sequence ATTCTAGTGAAAGCTCTAATTAATATTGATTATACTTTCGATTTTATTGAAGGTGCACTGCCTTGCGGTGATCCAGGAATTAAAATAGAAAAGGCTATTACGCAAATTACGAAGCAATTTATCGAAGAGGGACATTTCACTGTGTTTGCCATTGATTTACATACTGAAAAGGATCCATATCATCCTGAAACAGATTTGTTTCCACCACATAACATTAAAGGGACAGAAGGCAGAAACCTTTATGGCACCTTGAAAGAAGTTTATGAGCAATCGGAGAGACTAAATAATGTATATTGGATGGATAAAACAAGATACAGTGCCTTTGCCGGTACAGATCTTGAAATGAAGCTTAATGAAAGAAACATAAAGGATATTCATCTCGTAGGTGTCTGTACAGATATTTGTGTGCTCCACACAGCTGTTGACGCCTATAATAAAGGATTTAATCTTTATATCCATGAAAAGGCGACAGCATCCTTTAATGAAGCAGGCCATATATGGGCGCTAAATCATTTTAAAAGCACACTTGGTGCAGCCATTTTGTAA
- the yidC gene encoding membrane protein insertase YidC yields MTKSAKKLVLVFMTILTAIMLSACSTTGSGSGSSGGWFHNTVVEPFASLIHGTAMLFNGSFGLAIILITLIIRLLLMPLMLRQYKKQQTMKEKMELIKPEMDRIQKKLKTTKDQKEQQNLQREMMDLYKTHGVNPLSMGCLPMIIQMPILMGFYYAIRGSQEIASHTFLWFNLGHSDLILTAIAGIVYYLQFRVTQNTMTAEQQKQMKFMGLISPIMIVMVSLNAPAALPLYWTVGGIFLILQSMLGRKLYPPAVKDAVVTKKDKQ; encoded by the coding sequence ATGACGAAATCAGCAAAAAAACTAGTTTTAGTATTTATGACAATATTAACTGCCATCATGCTTAGCGCATGTTCAACAACAGGTAGCGGAAGTGGAAGCAGCGGAGGCTGGTTCCATAATACGGTCGTCGAGCCATTTGCGTCCTTGATACATGGGACAGCAATGCTATTTAATGGCAGCTTTGGACTTGCAATCATCCTGATTACACTTATCATCCGCCTTTTGTTAATGCCGCTAATGCTGCGTCAGTATAAAAAACAACAGACGATGAAAGAAAAGATGGAGTTAATCAAGCCAGAAATGGATCGAATCCAAAAAAAGCTAAAAACAACGAAAGACCAAAAAGAACAACAAAACCTGCAGCGTGAAATGATGGACCTATATAAAACACATGGAGTTAATCCATTGTCTATGGGCTGTCTGCCAATGATTATTCAGATGCCTATTCTAATGGGCTTCTATTATGCTATAAGAGGCTCTCAGGAAATTGCCAGCCATACATTCTTATGGTTTAATCTTGGTCATTCCGACCTGATATTAACGGCCATTGCTGGTATTGTTTATTATTTACAGTTCCGTGTGACGCAAAATACGATGACTGCCGAACAACAAAAGCAAATGAAATTCATGGGACTAATTTCACCTATCATGATTGTAATGGTATCACTTAATGCACCTGCTGCTCTTCCGTTATACTGGACAGTCGGTGGTATTTTCCTAATATTACAATCCATGCTTGGACGCAAATTATATCCACCTGCAGTTAAAGATGCTGTAGTTACCAAAAAAGACAAACAATAA
- the crcB gene encoding fluoride efflux transporter CrcB, with product MVEMLGTVAIGGFLGAISRYWLMQYIKSKIKSAMPIATLIINLTGSFLLGLTAGFHVNETIHLLFAVGFLGAYTTFSTLAVEAAELWKGKNIRTFSWYVLISFGGGLLFAWLGYMAANIG from the coding sequence ATGGTTGAAATGTTGGGTACAGTTGCTATTGGCGGTTTTTTGGGAGCAATTAGCCGTTATTGGCTGATGCAATATATAAAATCAAAAATAAAATCTGCTATGCCAATAGCTACACTGATTATAAATTTGACAGGTTCTTTTCTATTAGGATTGACAGCAGGATTTCATGTCAATGAAACAATTCATCTCCTGTTTGCAGTCGGTTTTTTAGGAGCATACACCACCTTTTCCACATTGGCAGTCGAGGCTGCTGAGCTGTGGAAAGGCAAAAATATAAGGACGTTTTCATGGTATGTATTGATTTCCTTTGGCGGTGGGCTTCTTTTTGCGTGGTTAGGTTACATGGCAGCAAATATTGGATAA
- the crcB gene encoding fluoride efflux transporter CrcB translates to MVYLYIGIGGVIGSIARYLCSLGAGAFPYHTLAINIIGSFFLGWFTKYITERKKLPPIFSTAIGTGIVGSFTTLSTFSLDTLTLLQKGEVMHAFAYMAASGLLGPAAAFFGILLGTKLAERGHHYG, encoded by the coding sequence TTGGTTTATTTATATATTGGCATCGGCGGGGTTATCGGAAGTATAGCTAGATACTTATGTAGTCTCGGAGCGGGTGCTTTTCCGTATCATACACTAGCAATAAATATTATAGGTTCTTTTTTCCTTGGCTGGTTTACGAAGTATATTACAGAAAGAAAAAAACTCCCCCCAATATTTTCAACAGCAATCGGTACAGGGATTGTTGGCTCGTTCACGACCTTGTCAACCTTCAGTCTTGATACATTGACCCTTCTCCAAAAGGGTGAGGTTATGCATGCGTTTGCTTATATGGCAGCGAGCGGGCTGCTTGGACCAGCTGCCGCTTTTTTCGGAATTTTGCTTGGAACAAAGCTTGCTGAAAGAGGACATCATTATGGTTGA